From the genome of Chelonoidis abingdonii isolate Lonesome George chromosome 13, CheloAbing_2.0, whole genome shotgun sequence:
CTTGTAATGAAAGGCGTGGCTGCTAATCAAGTGTAATTGCTAATAAAAAGCAGGCTTCTAAGTGAAGCTATCTGGGGCCAGATACTTCTCTGACATACACCTGCCAATAGAGATCCTGAGAGTACAATTTGACTCATGGGGTGAAatcaggaccggtgctagggtttctcgcgccctaggcgcatggtcatttcgccgccccccgcgctgatcccgtggctctggtggaactGCCaaagtcattcctgcggagggtctgttggtccttggctctggtggagctgctgcaggcatgcctgtgggaggtccactggagccgcgcgagcagccgaccgtctgcaggcatgactgtggcagctccaccggagccgcggaccaacggaccctccgcaggcatgcctgcagcaggtcaaccagagccgtctgctgcctcccccccccagcaaaatgccgccccctgaataatcctggtgccctaggcgattgcctaggctgcctaaatgatagcgcTGGCCCTGGGTAAAGTCCTGGcccccactgagatcaatggaacttctgccattgactttaatggagccaggatttcacccatgctACTTAACTATTGATCACCAGACATCATGTCTTTTGCTGTCTAATGTATAAGAAAATGGCTTAGATTGGGCTCTagattcctttttcctttgtCCTAAAAATGTAGCATCCAAGGATTAAGcctaatgaaaaaatattgggcctgattctcctctccttcGCACCAATTGTACAATGTTATGGGCTCAGTTCTCTGCTGGCGTAAATGGGCAAAacgccactgaaatcaagggagttGTGCCTcgttacaccagcagagaatgtTTTccaataactccactgacttcaatgcagctaCTTCTGATTTAAGTGAGAGATTTAAGGTaagaaaaaggaacattttcctTAGACCATATCCTCTTGGACAGGACCCTCTGCCCTCCACCCACCCAACCACCCTCCCAAAAATCTCTTTCTGATTGTCACTTACAATTATGTTGCACAGGAGCAGGAACACAGAGATCTCCTTTAGGAACTTCCTTCTCCATTTCACCTTCTTGGGGACTATTATGGACTGCACCACGTCTGAAGGCTGGATCGCTACCGCACCTTGACTGTGGGGCAAGGGGGATGGCTGGGCACTGCCGCTTTCGGGGACGCGGAGGGATACGGCATTGATGTTGACAAAGGTGAGTCCATATAGGTCCTTCCAGTGAGGATGAATTTTGTGGTCGTCTTCCGGGGGCTGCCGATGAAGGCCTTCGATGATGAAGATGTTCTGGAAGGTGTGCTGGGCGATCATCAGCAGCGAGTAGGTCAAGTTGAGGGCACTTATGGCATCCCTTGGAGTGCTGGCCACCACAGCCACAATGGAATAGTAGGAGATAGCATATTGCCCCAAGGCAGCCCCCAGCAATAACGCCATGTCTAAAGTCCTGGTTGGATTCTTGTGGTGGTCCATGTCTCTCTTATCAAACCTGTAGACAATGGAACCTCCGATGCAGACAAGAGACATCAGGCTCAGACAAACTATGTTGAAGGTGTAATACATGATGAGTGCTTCGTCCTTCTtgtctggctggctgctgctatTCACCTGCACCTCATAAATAATAAGGACAGCCAGGCCGCTCACTAGTATGAACAGCCCCAAAATGATGCCCACAAAGAAGGTCCTCCTGAAGAGCCTGAACTTCAGGTGGTGGATGTGGTGGGTGTGGTGGTCTATGAGGCGTCCAACGTTCTTCCACATCACGTACAGCATGGCAGAGGCAAAAAGACTGTACTCAATGTTGAAGGGGTACAACCAAAAATAGCCACTCTGGAAGATCTGGCAAATTTCGCTGTCACAGCTACAGCTTTCTATTGAGCCACTTGCGGTTCCAGCTGGAACAGGAAAAACACATGTGTTACATTGTTACTGCAGGAAACAAGCACTTGTTAGCAGTCCTGAAGAGCCTCATTCTGGAGAATCACAGTCACTAAAATGCAGGACCAAAGATACAAGTAGATCTCGTGACCCCGAGACCCAGGGTTGCCTGGACACTGAGAATCCACCCATTGAAACCTCAGTTTTCCTTTGGTTTCTGCCTTTTGGAATTGCTTTCCCCTTTGTCAAACAATTGGTTTAGTGAATATTCTGCTCTCATCTCGGCCTATCTAGAATCCCTTTCTTCTCTCCCACccttgttctttcttttgttctctctctttccttttcttttcctcctctcccctccttctcctctgttcaTTCTAggttctccctccatccccatgactcctgctgGACACAAAGGAAGACACaaatgctaaggtccagattggaaTACCCCAACTCACGCAAGATAGCACCTTACTCTGAGCAGTCCCCTTGCTCCAGAATTAGCTGGCTTTACTAATGGACAAATTACCTTTCATGATCCATCTTTGTGTTCCTTCTGTTATGTTCTGGAATTTTGTGTGTGCTTTATGCACGGACTCATCCGTTACGGCTGACATCCACACAGCTAGGTTAGTGGTCAACGTCAGCATCAAGCCACACCTGTacgagagaagagagagagaatcaaggCAAAGTCTGCTTCTCTGGCACCCTTTCCGCTCTAGGCCTCAATGCACTCTTCAAATGTTAGTGAATTAAGTCTCATCTCTGTGAGGCAGGCAAGtatcagtatccccattttatatatggagaaactgaggcacggggaggggaAGTCACTTTCCTCCAgtcacacagggagcctgtgGCAGGGTCAGGAAGAGAACTCAGGTGTCCTGATTCCCCGTCTGCTGCCCTAGCTTCTTTCTGTCATTCCCTTCACTCTTCATACCATTACCCTGCCTGGAAAGCACCAACTAAGTTTCATCTCTCACTGTTTCTGGCTCAGCCTCTCACAGGGCGTGGATGGAAGTATGTAGAGTAATTGGTCAGAGTTGGCCTGTCCAGAAAGGTGAAGCCAGTCTTGTGAAAGTGAATATGATCATCCGAGGTCTGGTTTCTCATTCCATCAGCCTTTTGATCTTCCTTATgctcctttgtcttccttcccaaCACCGGGGAAGTgactagggatttttttttaaaatgcaaatattatgTGCTAGTGTAAGGCTGTGCCCCTGGGTGGGGATCAGTCTTTCCGCTTCTGGATCTTAAAGTGTGAGCTGCTAGTACCGGAGCGCCCATTGTAGCTGGCTCATTAACATCTCTCTGTGGCTCATCCGCCactggagggggacagagtgccacacaCTGGAGAGGCGCTCAAACCAAAACCCTGGCTAAGCCTCTCAATTCTGCAGCTGGCCCCCATTTCTACTGTTTTCTGAACCTAATCTATGAAAGGACCCTCCCCTTTTAGCACATCAGGGTAGCTGGGAACCAAGTGGCAGCTCTCCGCTTTTCACTATAGGGCCATCTCTTGTGTGTGCCTGGTAGGATAATCCTGTAACAGACCCACTAAAAGGAAAGAATGTAGGAATGTTCCCCCAGTAGCTGCAGCTAATTGCAGGGAGGGCTTGGCAGAGGAATGGGAATGAGTGCAGAAGGGAACACGACCAGCTGGGAGAAATACTCGCCTGGTAACGTCCAGGTGCACGTGAACACAGTCTTTGGCAGAAATCCACAGAAAGTACGTCTGGAAGAAATATAAGTGTTGATTAAGACTGAACCTCAAAGCGGCAGTGTCAGACTAGAAACAGACCTGTCCACTTCCATGCTCTGCAGATGAAAGTCAGGCCCTGCCCTATTCTCTGCTGCACCAGGCCCGTTATCCCATCCATGCTGCACCTCTGCCATCCATTCCTGCCCCATTTACTTTGCCTTGTGCTGTAGCCCTCCCatgctctccactctgcctccacagctccttcTTCTGCCCACCATTGCTGCACAACATGCTACTCCTGCTTATCCCTTGCTCCCAACCAGCCCTCTCTGCTCCACAGTATTGACATCCATCAGGGGTTCCCAACCTGGGGGTTGAGACCCCACAGGCAATCATGAACAGATATCAGGGGTTACGGCCATCCTGCCCTTTCCATGTTGCTAAATGGGAGAGAAGTCCTGCCTAGAACCTGGCTAGGGGTTCATGTGAGCAGTCCTGCTATGCAAATGATAGCAGGTCATAGTATGGAAAAGAGTTATGAACCCTGACCTACAGCAAGTCACCACAGATCAAATATGGTACGGCAGATGGGGAAGTGTTTTCCCTAGAGGAGAGGAGTTTAGTCAGGTGAGTTTGCTCTGCTAGGTTAGAACGGATCACAGAGTGAGCTAAGCTCACTGGGCAGAGAGTGGTCCAAGAGCGATCAGCACCCTGGGAAGGTCAAGCATCATCCCTGAGCTCACCCACCTGTCCCCTGGGCACTGAAAGAGCCCACACTCACCTGGATAATCACAAACACAGCCTGCACGAGAGGGTAGATGATTTTGATGGCGGAGAGGCAGTTGAGGAAGCTGGAGTAATACCCAGTTTTAAACACGTCCATCACAAGGGTGAAAATGGCAAACAAAACCAGGCCTCCTGTTGAGGAAGCAAAGGCAATTAGAGATGACGTGCGCATGTTGGGGGTGGACAGGTAGATGTAGGTGAGCCCACACTGTCTAGATGGACAGCGGAGGGAGAGAAATGGCGTCGCCATGTAGAGGCAGATGGCATTTCGGGCTTCTCCTTTTATAGTGATCCCAGTTTTCTTTTTACCCTAAAGCCTACAAATCCTTTGCACCAACAGCCCTTGGAATGGTGACTGATGAGGCTGAAAAAATAACCAAGTACTTTGGAGAACCCTCCCATGCAAGGACCGGATCCAGCATGACACAGGTTAATGAGACTGATTATTGGAGTCCAACCCTCAGACCCAGAGCACTAAGGAGAGGAAACTTCTGAAGTTCTCTGTGAGTGATGTTTTGAGAAGAGGCCTCTAGGAGGTCATCTGGGCAATGCTTTCCTCACAGAGTGCTTACCTTGTGTGGGATCCCATCTTCACCCCctatccccctccaccccaaggcATCACCCATGGTGGCTTCCTACCTCTCAGCCAGACAGGTCCTGCATGGGAGTCCTTGTAGAGGATGGCGTCCCGGCGCTTGGCGGTGACGATGAGGTAGAAGAGGATCCAGGCAATGCAGATCAGCATTATGATAGTCAGCATGAAAAACACGTCGTAGTCATGCACAGCTACCTTGTTGAAGGCCGCACTGCTCACCAGGGTGCAGGCCAGTAGCACCAAATTGATGGCCAGCAGGACCGAGAACATGCGGCCTCCTTTCTTCCAGATCTCCTTGGGGTTGTGTGTCAAGGGGGGCGAGTGTGGATGGTGGTGCAAGGAGCCTGTTGGGCTGGAGGCAGTGCTGTCCTTGTCTTCTCTCTGACCGGAACCCATGATGGAGTCTTCGAGACAGATCTCACTGTCTGTCCGCACAGGCTCCTCTGTCATGGTTCCACTAATGCCGAAGCCAAGTGTTACTGCtgtcaggaacagaaccccagaAATAAAAGGATCACTCCATCTGAatcaagaatcatagaatcgtaggactggaagggaccttgagaggtcatctagtgcagtcccctgcactcatggcaggactaagtattatctagaccatccctgacaggggtttgtctaacctgctctaaaaatctccaatgacggagattccatcacctccctaggcaatttattccaatgcttaaccatcttgatagttaggaagtttttcctaatgcccaacctcAACCACCCTTGTTGCAGTTTAAGCgcattccttcttgtcctatcctcagaggttaagaagaacaatttacttcccttctccttgtaacaaccttttatatacttgaaagctgttatcatgtcccctctcggtcttctcttctccagactaaacaactccaattttttcagtcttccctcatagatcatgttttctagcccttaaatcatttttgttgctcttctctggactttcttcaatttgtccacatctttcctgaaatgtggcacccagaattagacacaatactccagttgaggcctaatgagCACAGAATAGAGCGGAATAATTACGTCTtgtgtctttcttacaacactcctgctagttgtacatcccagaatgtttgctttttttgcaacagcattacacaaTTGACTCTCATTTTGcgtgtggtccactatgacccccagatccttttctgtagtactgCTTCCTAAGCAGTCTTtccccattttgcatgtgtgcaactgaatGTTCCTAtggggagtactttgcatttgtccttattgaattctctagtttgtccagatcattttgaattttaatcctagcctccaaagcatttgcaaaccctcccagcttggtatcatctgcaaactttataagtgtactctctatgccattatctaaatccaTTGATGAAGACTGTGAACAGATCATGAcgcagaactgatccttgtgggaccccacttgctatgcccttccagcttgacagtgaaccactgacaaACAtgctctgggaatggttttccaaccagttctgcacccaccttatagtagctccatctaggttgtatttcactAGTTTTGTTTATGAGAAGCTCATGGGAGATGGTATCAAATGTcatactaaagtcaagatgtaccacatctactgcttcctgcccccccatccacaaggcttgctactctgtcaaagaaagctattaggttggtttgacatgatttgttcttgacaaatccatgctgactgttacttatcaccttattatcttctaggcgtttgcaaattgattgctttattatttgctccattatctttctgggtatagaagttaagctgactggtctgtaattccgtggattgtctttatttccctttttatagatgggcactatatttgcccttttccaagcctctggaatctctcccatcttccatgactttttgaatgtaatcactaatggctcagatatctcctcggtcagctccttgaatattctaggatgtatttcatcaagccctggtaacttgaagacatctaacttgtctaagtaattcctAACTTGTTCTTTCattattttagcctctgatcctacctcattttcactgttaGACGTCTGATTGCTACTATTTTCTCACAGGGTAGCACCTTTTGTGCAGTGTGTGCATGCCTTGCTTCCGCTGTTAGTGGAATGAGATTCAGTATCTGTCCCTGCTAAGGGGAATCATTAGATCTGAAGAAGCCTGTTTAAAAGGGTAGCAAGACATTTCCTCAGTAGCATTTGGTCCCTGAGACCCTATGGGCTGCACTCACTGTTTTGTCACTTTTGAAATCCCAAATCAATGCTTGTGAGAGTGAATTCAATGTCAGTTTAACACAAATATTAACTCCCATTTAAATGTTTATTGACACGAGCTATTGGAAGGCATGAGAATACAGGCAAGACCAAAGGTCTCAGAGCAAATGGCCAACACGGCTGGATTTAAATGCTGGCCACAAAACATGTAGACAAAATGTCATGCTCTCTGCAAAGAAACAGACTTATTACAATGATAAACCTAACAGAATAGGAATCCATTAGAAGAACACAGTGTAGTTTACAGCAAGCTTAGTCACTAAAACAGGTTCCTTAGCGAGCTTGTCTAGCTTTCCAACTTCTCCAAAGCCTGTTAGAAATAGGATAAGCTCCAtgctttattaatattttataaaacttTGAATTTATTACTAGGGAAACCTGGGGTGAAGTATCTCTGAGAGCAAAGCTATTATTAAAGCCGAAAGCCATTCCACCAACCTGTTTGTACGCCCGCCAGCTGATTCTCTGATCTTACCTGGGCTGCTACAGGCGGTTCCTCTTCTCTCAAATCTGGACAGCCGAGGAATTTATACCTGTTTGGACATCGTCTTGATTTACACCATCTCTGGAGCTGACAGTGCCATTTCATAAACTTCTCAGTGAAACTCCCATGATCCATTGTGTGCAATGGGCTGGTTTTAgggaagagagagatggggagataAGAGTTATTTGCCTTTGAAGGGCATGAGGTATGAACGCTACCGAGCATGGCATGAGCTTCCCCTCtaggtcacagaatcatagataaAGATCTGTGATCAAAGATCCATTAGatcaagtccaggcccctgccaggGCAAGCTAGATTGCCCTGACAGATGATGTATTACATGCTACACTGACTCTCCATTTGATCTTAGTTAACGTTTATGGGCTACTCAGTCCCACTATAAAGTACTCCAGGCACGTTAGACCACTCCAAATTGCTCTACCAACATACTTCAGGCCCTATCTGGACACATGCTTGAGGGACAGAAAGGAATCCACTCCCATATCCATTCAGTCCTGGGTGCTCCTCAGCCTTTCTCTGCTTGGTCAGtgactggggatggggaggtgtgTTACTGGGACCGAGTAGGACTTGTTGTCCTCAGTCATTGGATTACATGCGCTGCTCCATCTAAAGGCAGCCCCCGACTTTCTCTGCTGGGGCTGCCCATCCCCTTTGTTGCTGGTTAATTAACCTGAGTTCTCTTCCTTCAAATGACAAGCTGATTTGTCACTGACGGAGCGTATACAAATAGCATATGCACTGTTCTCCCATGGCTGCTCAGCAGTAGGCCAAAGCCGGTTGCTTAACGGAGATGGTCTCAGTAGGGTAGGGTCAAGTTGTACTCCGTGTTTTGACAATAGTGACTTAAGACAGAAAGCTTTCAGAATGGGCCATTTTACGGCCTTCACTCTAGCTTCACCTCTTCCATATGTTTCCCCTCTATCGGACTTGTCTGTCTATGGCAGCAATGGgtctattttctgtttttctttccagtAATTCCCTCTCCTGGGGTTGGGATAGATTGGGTGATAATGTCTCTTCCTTCTGCAACattgtccctgaccatcttcatATCTTTTCCTTaccctgccctctgctggctggcatGGGTTTTGTGACACCCTTTTCTGCTCCCGTCGCTCTCCTGTTACTTGTTCTACCTCATTTGTTTGCCTCAACCCACATGTTACTCTTTCTCCTTACTAGACAGAGCCAAGGAGAGAGTATTTCCTTCACGGAGCAGTTCTCTGAGAACCCCAGGAGTTACAAGAACAGGCCCATTAATAATAAGATGAGAATAACTAATATCTAAGTAACAAATAGTTTGCGTTACTATATTGTCTTTCCTCCGGAAGGATACAAAGGGCCTTAAAACTGGCACCTATCTCTTTAGCTACCACTTAACCTCTCTGGGATGAGTTCAGTCATGATGTAATATGAAGGGCTGCAAATCCACTGCCGACAATGGACCCCCACAACTGAATTTGGCCCTGGCTGTAAGATACTTACCTGTATCCTTAGGGGGTTGAGACGGTTGATCAGTTAGTGTTTGCAGAATGCTTTGGGCTAAGTGCCATTTGATTATCGCATTAGCCCACTCACCAATGCAGCCTGGAGCTCCACAAGTCACtgtctttc
Proteins encoded in this window:
- the OTOP2 gene encoding proton channel OTOP2 translates to MTEEPVRTDSEICLEDSIMGSGQREDKDSTASSPTGSLHHHPHSPPLTHNPKEIWKKGGRMFSVLLAINLVLLACTLVSSAAFNKVAVHDYDVFFMLTIIMLICIAWILFYLIVTAKRRDAILYKDSHAGPVWLRGGLVLFAIFTLVMDVFKTGYYSSFLNCLSAIKIIYPLVQAVFVIIQTYFLWISAKDCVHVHLDVTRCGLMLTLTTNLAVWMSAVTDESVHKAHTKFQNITEGTQRWIMKAGTASGSIESCSCDSEICQIFQSGYFWLYPFNIEYSLFASAMLYVMWKNVGRLIDHHTHHIHHLKFRLFRRTFFVGIILGLFILVSGLAVLIIYEVQVNSSSQPDKKDEALIMYYTFNIVCLSLMSLVCIGGSIVYRFDKRDMDHHKNPTRTLDMALLLGAALGQYAISYYSIVAVVASTPRDAISALNLTYSLLMIAQHTFQNIFIIEGLHRQPPEDDHKIHPHWKDLYGLTFVNINAVSLRVPESGSAQPSPLPHSQGAVAIQPSDVVQSIIVPKKVKWRRKFLKEISVFLLLCNIILWIMPAFGARPQFDNDKELNFYGYSMWAAIVDICLPFGIFYRMHAVASLLEVYIMS